The Acinetobacter shaoyimingii DNA segment AACGGCGTGAGATCGCTTCTGAAATAGGAATAGATTTCGCATTTGCCAATGAACAGAAGTCACCACCTGGGCAGCAGATGATGTCCGTCAAGAAACCAATGTGTGCTCGTGCTAAGTTATTCTTTTCTAGAATCGTCCAAAGCTCAAACAAATCTTTTTGCGGCACATCCACAAGGGCAATGTTTTGCTCATGCGTCGTTCGTAACTCACCAAAAGTGTACTTATCTGCAAGATCTGCAATCAAGTTCATTTCTTCAGTGGTCATATCACCAGGGGCAATACCTGCACGTTTCAGAGAAATCGTCACAATACGATAGCCTTTGACTTTATGTGCGTTGGTGTTGATGTTAAACCACTGTTTGAACTTCGGATGCTGTGCAAACAATTCAGTAAAATCTTCATCTGCATAATCTTGATAATCAAACGGCGTAAATTCTTCGTCCAATTTTTTCAAGATTTCAGGCTGAATTTTCAAAGTCTTAATCGTATGTGCAAATTCAGCTTCGACTTTCTCTGCAAACACTTCTGGTGTTAAGGCTTTAACTAAGATTTTGATACGTGCTTTATATTTATTGTCACGACGGCCATGCAAGTTATACACGCGAAGAACCGCTTCAAGGTATGCAATTAAATCTTCACGTGGCAAGAACTCACGAATAAAGCTACCAATCACTGGGGTACGACCTAAGCCACCACCGACTTTAATTTTATAGCCAATCTCGCCTGCTTCATTTTTTACGATATACACACCAATATCGTGGAATGATGTTGCCGCACGATCAATTTCTTCAAGTGCTGAGACAGCAATTTTGAATTTACGTGGTAAGAAAGCGAATTCTGGATGGAAGGTAGACCATTGGCGAATTAATTCACATGTCGGACGTGGATCTGCAATTTCACCTGCAACCACACCTGCATATTGGTCAGTCGTCGTATTACGAATACAGTTACCCGATGTTTGGATCGCATGCATTTGAACAGTCGCAAGCTCAGCCAACATATCTGGGACATTCTCTAACGCAGGCCAGTTAAACTGAATGTTTTGACGTGTTGATACATGTGCATAACCACGGTCAAACTCTTTTGCCAAATCCGCAACTTTACGTAGTTGATTTGAGTTCATGAGACCATATGGCACTGCAATACGTAACATAGGTGCATAACGTTGTACGTATAAACCATTTTGAAGACGTAATGGACGGTATTCGTCTTCTGTCAATTTACCTGCTAAATAACGTTCCGTTTGGTCACGGAACTGTGCAACACGTTCGTTGATCAGTTGCTGATCGAAATCAGTATATAAATACATGGCGTACAGCTAGTAATTTCTATTATAACGGAGCACAGC contains these protein-coding regions:
- a CDS encoding nitrite/sulfite reductase; translated protein: MYLYTDFDQQLINERVAQFRDQTERYLAGKLTEDEYRPLRLQNGLYVQRYAPMLRIAVPYGLMNSNQLRKVADLAKEFDRGYAHVSTRQNIQFNWPALENVPDMLAELATVQMHAIQTSGNCIRNTTTDQYAGVVAGEIADPRPTCELIRQWSTFHPEFAFLPRKFKIAVSALEEIDRAATSFHDIGVYIVKNEAGEIGYKIKVGGGLGRTPVIGSFIREFLPREDLIAYLEAVLRVYNLHGRRDNKYKARIKILVKALTPEVFAEKVEAEFAHTIKTLKIQPEILKKLDEEFTPFDYQDYADEDFTELFAQHPKFKQWFNINTNAHKVKGYRIVTISLKRAGIAPGDMTTEEMNLIADLADKYTFGELRTTHEQNIALVDVPQKDLFELWTILEKNNLARAHIGFLTDIICCPGGDFCSLANAKSIPISEAISRRFDDLDTIYNLGKLDLNISGCMNACGHHHVGNIGILGVDKKGAEFYQITLGGNADHDASIGDILGPSFAADRVPDVVEEILNTYLDLRNDGEEFVETYRRVGIQPFKERAYA